From Xiphophorus couchianus chromosome 23, X_couchianus-1.0, whole genome shotgun sequence, one genomic window encodes:
- the eda gene encoding ectodysplasin-A isoform X1 — translation MACDDASPAEDFPDTVMPRGAPCMCGKKCRGRSGSAVFLGLFLLSLTLHAVTLVCYLDLRSEVKREITHQKRDSKVTHAGVDLDDPVGVLPPGHPRMDTGSRHSEEDREERFLYRNDDFHGTKDSRGRTRRAKRSPGRETETESNGKEKRKERKKAKKRPGPPGLPGPPGPQGPPGIPGIPGIPGSNVVGPVGPPGPPGPQGPPGPQGPAGVSDKSKKFQPAVVHLQGQETTIQVREDLSQGVLRNWKMVSINKDVFRMNPRTGELVVLLDGVYFIYSQVEVYYLNFTDIASYDVMVDSSPFLRCTCSIETGQRKFNTCYTAGVSLLRSGQKISIRIAHEYTLINMTNHTTFLGSVRLGEAPSAGQNG, via the exons ATGGCATGCGATGACGCTTCACCCGCCGAAGACTTCCCGGACACGGTGATGCCCAGGGGGGCTCCCTGCATGTGCGGCAAGAAGTGCAGGGGTCGGAGCGGCAGCGCTGTCTTTCTGGGATTATTCCTGCTGTCGCTCACCCTGCACGCAGTCACCCTGGTCTGCTATTTGGACCTGCGCTCCGAGGTGAAAAGGGAAATTACCCACCAGAAGCGGGACTCTAAGGTGACACACGCCGGGGTTGACCTGGATGACCCGGTGGGGGTTCTGCCGCCCGGCCACCCGCGAATGGACACCGGCAGCAGGCACAGCGAAGAGGATCGAGAG GAGAGATTCCTCTACAGAAACGACGACTTCCATGGCACAAAAGACAGCAGAGGAAGAACGCGACGAGCAAAAAGGAGTCCTGgcagggaaacagaaacag aatcaaatggaaaggagaagaggaaagagaggaaaaaag CGAAGAAAAGACCTGGACCACCTGGCCTCCCGGGCCCCCCAGGGCCACAGGGCCCTCCGGGCATCCCAGGGATCCCCGGTATTCCAGGAAGCAATGTTGTGGGGCCCGTAGGACCTCCCGGACCCCCTGGGCCACAGGGACCTCCAGGCCCTCAAGGTCCGGCAG GGGTTTCTGATAAGTCAAAGAAATTCCAG CCGGCAGTGGTTCACTTACAAGGACAAGAAACAACAATCCAAGTGAGGGAAG ATCTGTCTCAAGGCGTCCTCAGGAACTGGAAGATGGTGTCCATCAATAAAGATGTGTTCAGGATGAACCCTCGCACCGGAGAGCTGGTGGTGCTGCTGGACGGTGTCTACTTCATATATAGTCAGGTAGAA GTGTACTACCTCAACTTCACCGACATTGCCAGCTATGACGTGATGGTGGACTCCAGCCCGTTCCTACGCTGCACGTGCAGCATCGAGACAGGCCAGCGCAAGTTCAACACCTGCTACACGGCAGGCGTGAGCCTGCTGCGCTCGGGCCAGAAGATCTCCATACGCATTGCCCACGAGTACACGCTCATAAACATGACCAATCACACCACCTTCCTGGGCAGCGTCAGGCTCGGAGAGGCTCCATCTGCTGGACAGAACGGTTAA
- the eda gene encoding ectodysplasin-A isoform X2: protein MACDDASPAEDFPDTVMPRGAPCMCGKKCRGRSGSAVFLGLFLLSLTLHAVTLVCYLDLRSEVKREITHQKRDSKVTHAGVDLDDPVGVLPPGHPRMDTGSRHSEEDREERFLYRNDDFHGTKDSRGRTRRAKRSPGRETETESNGKEKRKERKKAKKRPGPPGLPGPPGPQGPPGIPGIPGIPGSNVVGPVGPPGPPGPQGPPGPQGPAGVSDKSKKFQPAVVHLQGQETTIQVREDLSQGVLRNWKMVSINKDVFRMNPRTGELVVLLDGVYFIYSQVYYLNFTDIASYDVMVDSSPFLRCTCSIETGQRKFNTCYTAGVSLLRSGQKISIRIAHEYTLINMTNHTTFLGSVRLGEAPSAGQNG from the exons ATGGCATGCGATGACGCTTCACCCGCCGAAGACTTCCCGGACACGGTGATGCCCAGGGGGGCTCCCTGCATGTGCGGCAAGAAGTGCAGGGGTCGGAGCGGCAGCGCTGTCTTTCTGGGATTATTCCTGCTGTCGCTCACCCTGCACGCAGTCACCCTGGTCTGCTATTTGGACCTGCGCTCCGAGGTGAAAAGGGAAATTACCCACCAGAAGCGGGACTCTAAGGTGACACACGCCGGGGTTGACCTGGATGACCCGGTGGGGGTTCTGCCGCCCGGCCACCCGCGAATGGACACCGGCAGCAGGCACAGCGAAGAGGATCGAGAG GAGAGATTCCTCTACAGAAACGACGACTTCCATGGCACAAAAGACAGCAGAGGAAGAACGCGACGAGCAAAAAGGAGTCCTGgcagggaaacagaaacag aatcaaatggaaaggagaagaggaaagagaggaaaaaag CGAAGAAAAGACCTGGACCACCTGGCCTCCCGGGCCCCCCAGGGCCACAGGGCCCTCCGGGCATCCCAGGGATCCCCGGTATTCCAGGAAGCAATGTTGTGGGGCCCGTAGGACCTCCCGGACCCCCTGGGCCACAGGGACCTCCAGGCCCTCAAGGTCCGGCAG GGGTTTCTGATAAGTCAAAGAAATTCCAG CCGGCAGTGGTTCACTTACAAGGACAAGAAACAACAATCCAAGTGAGGGAAG ATCTGTCTCAAGGCGTCCTCAGGAACTGGAAGATGGTGTCCATCAATAAAGATGTGTTCAGGATGAACCCTCGCACCGGAGAGCTGGTGGTGCTGCTGGACGGTGTCTACTTCATATATAGTCAG GTGTACTACCTCAACTTCACCGACATTGCCAGCTATGACGTGATGGTGGACTCCAGCCCGTTCCTACGCTGCACGTGCAGCATCGAGACAGGCCAGCGCAAGTTCAACACCTGCTACACGGCAGGCGTGAGCCTGCTGCGCTCGGGCCAGAAGATCTCCATACGCATTGCCCACGAGTACACGCTCATAAACATGACCAATCACACCACCTTCCTGGGCAGCGTCAGGCTCGGAGAGGCTCCATCTGCTGGACAGAACGGTTAA